A genomic segment from Nodularia sphaerocarpa UHCC 0038 encodes:
- a CDS encoding chromosome segregation ATPase — protein MTNRDIPESWPPSRAGEPDNMKRLSRTPQFGETQAFGVSATGSTSNSVKREKQDSSELPLNNQSAETSLPSQNSGKSPRWLRSWMLWGVVLTLIPGSVGFLAMAMLMKLPSAPSCPAISRPFVSVSVKLHCAQIAASKQNVKNLLEAIAIVSKISEDHPLRGEIDRFLKEWSQDILRLADQSFQAGNLEEAIATARQIPNDLPPYELVDEQVTKWQSIWSQAEDIYKNAQGELMERRWQSAFMLSARLLRVDNQYWSTVKYDQLNNLISSAREDGDKLANAERLANSKVVNNLLEAIKISESIKSESYIYAKAQELIPEIGRKMLELAQASLDRRDANTALDIARQIPDNTRLQAEVADFIALTDAHRSAWIGTVSGLETAIFQAQQVDASRPIYGEAQQLIARWQMEIEDVARLEKARTLASQGTIEYLTAAISEVQMISSNNPRASEARKEINRWRNQVETIEDRPILERAQQLAWLNDINSLQGAISEAGQIRRGRALYSEAQSKINAWTATVQRIQDQPYLDQARMLARSGDLTAAINTAQSIASSRRSLSGEARKSIDDWQGQIRARENWTRAREVAAASTPEALSQAIGLADRVPRSSTLRMDVNIAINQWSQRLFDIARSQGEVNMLRGIEIAKLIPRSSSVYSRAQQQIKDWQSFLNPQPQELEPIVPIVEQPILPIVEQ, from the coding sequence ATGACAAATCGGGATATTCCAGAAAGTTGGCCCCCATCCAGAGCCGGAGAGCCAGATAATATGAAAAGATTATCCCGAACGCCACAATTCGGTGAAACTCAAGCATTTGGTGTCTCGGCTACTGGTTCTACCTCTAATTCAGTGAAGCGAGAAAAGCAAGATTCTTCTGAATTACCTTTAAATAATCAGTCGGCAGAAACTAGTTTACCCAGTCAAAATTCTGGCAAATCTCCACGCTGGTTGAGAAGCTGGATGCTGTGGGGGGTAGTACTGACATTAATTCCTGGCAGTGTGGGATTCCTGGCGATGGCAATGCTGATGAAGCTACCCAGCGCCCCCAGTTGTCCAGCGATTTCCCGACCTTTTGTGAGTGTTTCGGTGAAGTTACATTGCGCTCAGATAGCAGCTTCTAAGCAGAATGTCAAGAATTTACTAGAAGCGATCGCTATAGTTAGTAAAATATCAGAGGATCACCCGTTGCGAGGGGAAATTGATCGTTTTTTAAAGGAATGGTCGCAGGATATTTTGCGGCTAGCAGACCAAAGTTTTCAGGCGGGAAATTTAGAGGAGGCGATCGCCACTGCCCGTCAGATACCGAATGATCTGCCGCCTTATGAATTAGTAGATGAACAAGTTACTAAATGGCAGTCAATTTGGTCTCAGGCAGAAGATATATATAAGAATGCTCAAGGGGAACTAATGGAACGGCGCTGGCAATCAGCGTTTATGCTATCGGCTAGATTACTGCGTGTAGATAATCAATACTGGTCAACTGTTAAGTATGATCAATTAAATAATTTGATTAGTTCAGCACGGGAAGATGGTGATAAGTTAGCAAATGCTGAACGTTTAGCAAATAGCAAGGTAGTAAATAATTTACTAGAAGCGATTAAAATCTCTGAGTCTATTAAATCGGAAAGCTATATTTATGCAAAAGCGCAGGAGTTGATTCCCGAAATTGGCCGCAAAATGCTGGAGTTGGCACAGGCAAGTCTCGATAGGCGCGATGCGAATACAGCTTTAGATATTGCTAGACAAATCCCTGATAATACGCGATTACAGGCTGAAGTGGCAGATTTTATTGCTTTGACTGATGCCCACAGGAGTGCATGGATTGGTACGGTATCTGGTTTAGAAACGGCTATTTTTCAGGCGCAACAAGTTGATGCTTCTCGGCCAATTTATGGTGAGGCACAGCAATTGATTGCTCGTTGGCAAATGGAAATTGAAGATGTGGCGCGTTTAGAAAAAGCCCGGACACTTGCCAGCCAAGGGACTATCGAATATTTAACAGCAGCGATTAGTGAAGTCCAGATGATTTCTTCTAATAATCCCCGCGCGTCAGAAGCGAGGAAAGAAATCAACCGTTGGCGTAACCAAGTGGAAACTATTGAAGATAGACCTATTTTGGAACGCGCTCAACAATTGGCATGGCTAAATGATATTAATTCTTTGCAAGGAGCAATATCTGAAGCTGGACAAATCCGCCGGGGTCGGGCATTGTATTCGGAAGCACAGAGCAAAATTAACGCATGGACGGCTACTGTTCAGCGAATACAAGATCAGCCATATTTAGATCAGGCAAGAATGCTGGCGCGCAGTGGGGATTTGACTGCTGCTATTAATACGGCTCAATCAATTGCGTCATCGAGGCGATCGCTTTCTGGTGAAGCCAGGAAGTCTATAGATGATTGGCAAGGGCAAATCCGCGCTAGAGAAAACTGGACTAGAGCCAGGGAGGTTGCTGCGGCTAGTACACCAGAAGCTTTGTCTCAGGCTATAGGATTGGCTGATCGAGTTCCTAGAAGTAGCACGTTGCGTATGGATGTGAATATTGCTATTAACCAATGGAGTCAGCGATTATTCGATATTGCCCGTTCTCAGGGTGAGGTTAATATGCTTCGAGGTATTGAGATTGCTAAGTTGATTCCACGCAGTAGTTCTGTTTACAGTAGGGCGCAACAGCAAATTAAGGATTGGCAGTCTTTCCTCAATCCTCAGCCTCAAGAACTTGAGCCAATTGTGCCGATTGTTGAGCAGCCTATCCTCCCAATTGTTGAGCAGTAA
- the hslO gene encoding Hsp33 family molecular chaperone HslO, with the protein MADQLMRATAADGGIRAVGVITTRLTEEARQRHKLSYVATAALGRSMSAGLLMASSMKRPGSRVNFRIKGDGPLGGLLVDAGLDGTVRGYVANPSVELPPNDRGKLDVGGAVGNGFLYVVRDIGYGFPYSSTVELVSGEIGDDVAHYLVSSEQTPSALVLGVFVGASGVTASGGLLVQVLPKAARDEALVETLESRVSSLSGFTPLLQAGKTLPEIFNDLLGDMGLSIFPESQMLRFHCGCSFDRVLGALKILGEEELQDMIVKDDGAEAICEFCGEVYQASSNHLAQLIVDLQTESSVSG; encoded by the coding sequence ATGGCTGACCAATTGATGCGTGCCACAGCTGCCGACGGTGGAATTCGTGCTGTGGGTGTGATTACTACTCGTTTAACAGAAGAAGCACGGCAACGTCACAAGCTGTCTTATGTGGCAACTGCTGCACTGGGGCGGAGTATGTCGGCGGGTTTATTAATGGCTTCTAGTATGAAGCGACCTGGTTCTAGGGTGAATTTCCGGATCAAGGGTGATGGGCCGTTGGGTGGTCTTTTGGTAGATGCTGGCTTGGATGGCACTGTACGCGGCTATGTGGCTAACCCATCTGTAGAATTGCCTCCTAATGATAGAGGTAAGCTCGATGTTGGTGGTGCAGTGGGTAACGGTTTCCTGTACGTGGTGCGAGATATCGGTTATGGCTTTCCTTACTCTAGTACGGTTGAACTAGTATCGGGGGAGATAGGCGACGATGTGGCTCATTACTTAGTTAGTTCTGAACAAACACCTTCGGCTTTGGTTTTAGGTGTATTTGTAGGAGCAAGTGGTGTAACGGCTTCTGGAGGGTTGCTTGTGCAAGTTTTGCCGAAAGCTGCCAGAGATGAGGCTTTGGTGGAAACACTGGAGTCACGGGTTTCGAGTTTGTCTGGATTTACACCGTTGTTACAAGCGGGGAAGACGTTGCCAGAAATTTTTAATGATTTATTAGGAGACATGGGTCTGTCAATATTTCCTGAAAGTCAAATGTTGCGTTTCCACTGTGGCTGCTCTTTTGACCGTGTGCTAGGGGCATTAAAAATTCTGGGAGAAGAGGAATTGCAAGACATGATTGTTAAAGATGATGGTGCTGAGGCAATTTGTGAATTTTGCGGCGAAGTTTACCAAGCAAGTAGTAATCATTTGGCGCAGTTAATTGTTGATTTGCAAACGGAATCTTCAGTTTCTGGCTAA
- a CDS encoding universal stress protein — MLKNVLVALDGSEIGERVIESLNDLVLASDAKVILCHVFPTPESERELPADRPQPESSKFPDFHIEKLLLSYKEKLSFNSELELVTGDPAVEIIRLANIYQADLIIIGSRGLVGIKRIVLGSVSTQVVEEAHCSVLVVKPTS; from the coding sequence GTGCTAAAAAATGTTTTGGTAGCTCTTGACGGGTCGGAAATTGGGGAACGAGTTATTGAAAGTTTAAATGATTTGGTGTTGGCTAGTGATGCCAAAGTGATTCTGTGTCATGTGTTTCCTACACCAGAGTCAGAGAGGGAACTACCCGCAGACCGCCCTCAGCCAGAATCTTCAAAGTTTCCTGATTTCCATATTGAAAAACTACTGTTAAGTTATAAAGAAAAGTTATCATTCAACAGTGAATTAGAATTGGTAACAGGTGATCCGGCGGTGGAAATTATTAGACTAGCCAATATTTATCAGGCTGATTTAATTATTATTGGCAGTCGCGGGTTAGTTGGGATCAAGCGAATTGTCTTGGGTTCTGTAAGCACTCAAGTAGTGGAAGAGGCTCATTGTTCGGTGTTGGTGGTTAAACCAACTTCTTGA
- the hisD gene encoding histidinol dehydrogenase, with protein MLRIITQQADVVSELQRICNRTHDEHVLHKEATVREVLQAVKRQGDKAVLYYTGEFDNQTLKSEELRVTGSEMDAAYQQVSKELLQAIQLASRQIEAFHRQRVPKSWVHFGDDDVVLGKRYTPVDCAGLYVPGGRAIYPSTVLMNAIPAKVAGVPRVVMVTPPGARKAINPAVLVAAQEAGIQEIYRVGGAQAIAALAYGTETIPKVDVITGPGNIYVTLAKKLVYGTVGIDSLAGPSEVLIIADETANPVNVAADLLAQAEHDPMAAAILLTTDTALAKNVQVAVERQLVDHPRRIDTEKAIAHYGLIVVVESLSAAAAFSNEFAPEHLELEIKDPWALLPQIRHAGAIFMGYSTPEAVGDYLAGPNHTLPTSGAARYASPLGVETFLKHSSIIQYSPTALQKVAGAIDALATAEGLPSHKDSVRRRIQQEE; from the coding sequence ATGCTGCGAATCATTACTCAGCAGGCAGACGTTGTATCAGAACTACAACGTATCTGCAATCGTACTCACGATGAACACGTGCTTCACAAAGAAGCAACTGTGCGCGAAGTATTGCAAGCAGTGAAGCGCCAAGGCGACAAAGCTGTTTTGTATTATACAGGTGAATTCGATAACCAAACTCTGAAATCAGAGGAATTGCGTGTTACTGGCTCGGAAATGGATGCAGCCTACCAACAGGTATCAAAGGAGCTACTCCAGGCGATACAGTTGGCTAGCCGCCAGATTGAAGCATTTCACCGACAGCGTGTCCCCAAAAGTTGGGTACACTTTGGCGATGATGATGTGGTGCTGGGCAAACGCTATACTCCTGTAGATTGTGCCGGGTTATATGTGCCTGGTGGTCGCGCTATCTATCCCAGTACTGTACTTATGAATGCTATTCCGGCTAAGGTGGCTGGTGTGCCTCGTGTGGTGATGGTAACACCACCTGGTGCTAGAAAAGCGATTAACCCAGCTGTTTTGGTAGCTGCACAAGAAGCAGGGATACAAGAAATTTATCGTGTTGGCGGGGCGCAAGCGATCGCAGCTTTGGCTTACGGTACAGAAACAATTCCGAAAGTCGATGTAATTACTGGCCCTGGCAATATTTATGTCACCTTAGCCAAAAAGCTGGTTTACGGTACTGTCGGTATTGATTCCTTAGCAGGTCCGAGTGAAGTATTAATTATTGCCGATGAAACAGCAAATCCGGTGAATGTGGCGGCGGACTTGTTGGCGCAAGCTGAACATGATCCAATGGCGGCGGCGATTTTGTTGACTACGGATACGGCTTTAGCCAAAAATGTGCAAGTAGCTGTGGAAAGACAATTAGTAGATCATCCACGACGGATAGACACAGAGAAAGCGATCGCTCACTATGGATTAATTGTAGTTGTCGAGTCTTTGTCAGCAGCAGCAGCATTTTCCAACGAATTTGCTCCCGAACATTTAGAATTAGAAATTAAAGATCCTTGGGCATTACTTCCCCAGATTCGTCACGCCGGGGCAATATTCATGGGCTATTCTACACCAGAAGCTGTAGGAGACTATCTGGCAGGGCCTAACCACACCTTGCCGACTTCCGGTGCTGCTCGTTATGCTTCACCTTTAGGAGTAGAAACATTTCTCAAACATTCCAGTATTATTCAATACTCACCGACTGCACTGCAAAAAGTAGCTGGGGCTATTGACGCGCTAGCAACAGCCGAGGGCTTACCGTCTCATAAAGATTCAGTCAGACGCAGAATTCAGCAGGAAGAATGA
- the rpsT gene encoding 30S ribosomal protein S20, with translation MANTKSALKRAQIGERNRLRNKAYKSAVRTLMKKYFSAVDVYAANPNSELEKEVQVRLSEAVSKIDKAVKRGVLHPNNGARKKSRLARKLKPLAQASAE, from the coding sequence GTGGCGAATACAAAATCTGCTCTCAAACGCGCCCAAATTGGAGAACGCAATCGTTTGCGTAACAAAGCTTACAAGTCAGCAGTAAGAACGCTGATGAAAAAATACTTTAGCGCAGTAGATGTCTATGCAGCTAATCCTAACTCAGAATTAGAAAAAGAAGTACAGGTAAGGTTGTCTGAGGCTGTTAGCAAAATTGACAAAGCTGTTAAGCGCGGTGTTCTCCACCCAAATAATGGCGCTCGGAAAAAATCAAGGTTGGCTCGCAAGCTCAAGCCACTGGCTCAAGCATCTGCTGAGTAG
- a CDS encoding TatD family hydrolase, which produces MQLIDTHVHINFDKFAPDLAAVRSRWQEAGVVRLVHSCVEPSEFSSIQSLAHQFPELSFAVGLHPLDVEKWHSETAAEIKSLASSEPKVVAIGEMGMDLYKADNYAFQRMVFEAQLAIACELNLPVIIHCRDAAPEVREILQKWQENTGQIPRGVMHCWGGTPEETQWFLDLGFYISFSGTVTFKNAKTIQASAAMVTSDRLLVETDCPFLSPVPKRGEKRNEPAYVRYVAEQVAYLRGETLEAIAAQTTQNACELFGLAL; this is translated from the coding sequence ATGCAGCTGATTGACACTCACGTTCATATTAATTTTGATAAATTTGCTCCGGATTTAGCAGCAGTGCGATCGCGATGGCAAGAAGCCGGTGTAGTACGCCTCGTACACTCCTGCGTCGAACCATCAGAGTTTTCCAGCATTCAATCCCTAGCACACCAGTTTCCAGAACTCAGCTTTGCCGTTGGTTTGCATCCCTTAGATGTTGAGAAATGGCACAGCGAAACAGCCGCCGAAATCAAATCGTTGGCTAGTTCCGAACCGAAAGTGGTAGCCATTGGGGAAATGGGTATGGATCTTTACAAAGCCGATAACTATGCATTTCAACGCATGGTCTTTGAAGCCCAACTAGCGATCGCCTGCGAACTCAATCTACCAGTGATTATCCATTGTCGTGATGCAGCCCCGGAAGTTAGGGAAATCCTGCAAAAATGGCAAGAGAACACAGGACAAATTCCTAGAGGTGTCATGCATTGTTGGGGTGGAACACCAGAAGAAACCCAATGGTTTCTAGATTTAGGCTTCTACATTAGCTTTAGCGGCACAGTAACATTCAAAAACGCTAAAACTATCCAAGCCTCAGCCGCAATGGTAACAAGCGATCGCCTGCTAGTTGAAACAGACTGCCCTTTTCTGTCTCCAGTACCCAAACGGGGTGAAAAACGGAATGAGCCAGCTTATGTTCGTTATGTAGCCGAACAAGTAGCTTATTTACGTGGGGAGACATTAGAAGCGATCGCCGCTCAAACCACCCAAAATGCTTGTGAGTTATTTGGATTAGCACTATAA
- the rpoB gene encoding DNA-directed RNA polymerase subunit beta has translation MTTDTYNMESAFLLPDLIEIQRASFRWFLEEGLIEELNSFSPITDYTGKLELHFLGNNYKLKEPKYSVEESKRRDSTYAVQMYVPTRLLNKETGDIKEQEVFIGDLPLMTDRGTFIINGAERVIVNQIVRSPGVYYKSEIDKNGRRTYSASLIPNRGAWLKFETDRNDLVWVRIDKTRKLSAQVLLKALGLSDNEIFDALRHPEYFQKTIEKEGQFSEEEALMELYRKLRPGEPPTVLGGQQLLDSRFFDPKRYDLGRVGRYKLNKKLRLSVPDTMRVLTPGDILAAVDYLINLEYDIGNIDDIDHLGNRRVRSVGELLQNQVRVGLNRLERIIRERMTVSDAEVLTPASLVNPKPLVAAIKEFFGSSQLSQFMDQTNPLAELTHKRRLSALGPGGLTRERAGFAVRDIHPSHYGRICPIETPEGPNAGLIGSLATHARVNLYGFLETPFRPVENGRVRFDLPPVYMTADEEDDLRTATGDIPVDENGYIKGPQVPVRYRQDWATTTPEQVDYVAVSPVQIVSVATSMIPFLEHDDANRALMGSNMQRQAVPLLKPERPLVGTGLEAQGARDSGMVVVSRTDGDVTYVDATEIRVRPKGGNSETRYRLSKYQRSNQDTCLNQKPLVRIGERVVAGQVLADGSATEGGELALGQNIVLAYMPWEGYNYEDAILISERLVQDDVYTSIHIEKYEIEARQTKLGPEEITREIPNVGEDALRQLDEQGIIRIGAWVEAGDILVGKVTPKGESDQPPEEKLLRAIFGEKARDVRDNSLRVPNGEKGRVVDVRLFTREQGDELPPGANMVVRVYVAQKRKIQVGDKMAGRHGNKGIISRILPVEDMPYLADGSTVDIVLNPLGVPSRMNVGQVFECMLGWAAHTLGVRFKITPFDEMYGEETSRSIVHGKLQEARDETGKDWVYNPDNPGKIMVFDGRTGEAFDRPITVGVAYILKLVHLVDDKIHARSTGPYSLVTQQPLGGKAQQGGQRFGEMEVWALEAFGAAYTLQELLTVKSDDMQGRNEALNAIVKGKSIPRPGTPESFKVLMRELQSLGLDIAVHKVETQTDGSSLDVEVDLMADQSARRTPPRPTYESLSRDSLEEEE, from the coding sequence ATGACTACAGATACATATAATATGGAATCCGCCTTTTTGTTGCCAGACTTGATTGAAATCCAGCGTGCAAGTTTTCGCTGGTTTCTAGAAGAAGGGCTGATAGAAGAACTCAACTCATTTAGTCCGATTACAGACTACACAGGCAAACTAGAACTACACTTTTTAGGTAACAACTACAAACTCAAAGAGCCAAAATACAGCGTTGAGGAATCGAAACGGCGGGATAGTACCTATGCTGTACAGATGTATGTTCCCACCCGCCTGTTGAACAAAGAAACAGGGGATATCAAAGAACAAGAAGTATTTATTGGGGATCTGCCTTTAATGACAGACCGAGGCACGTTTATTATTAACGGAGCCGAGCGGGTAATTGTCAACCAGATAGTGCGATCGCCTGGAGTTTACTACAAATCAGAAATCGACAAAAACGGACGGCGGACATATTCAGCTAGCTTAATCCCTAACCGGGGGGCGTGGCTGAAATTTGAAACAGACCGTAACGATTTAGTGTGGGTCCGCATCGACAAAACCCGTAAACTCTCAGCACAGGTACTATTAAAAGCCCTCGGCTTGTCAGATAACGAAATATTTGATGCCCTGCGCCACCCTGAATATTTCCAAAAAACCATCGAAAAAGAAGGGCAATTTTCCGAAGAAGAAGCCCTGATGGAGTTGTACCGGAAATTAAGACCCGGTGAACCACCCACAGTATTAGGTGGACAACAGTTATTAGACTCCCGATTCTTCGACCCCAAACGTTATGACCTCGGTCGCGTTGGTCGTTACAAACTCAACAAAAAATTACGGCTGTCTGTTCCCGACACCATGCGCGTGCTGACTCCTGGGGACATATTGGCAGCAGTAGATTACCTGATTAACCTAGAATACGACATCGGTAACATCGACGATATTGACCACTTAGGTAATCGTCGGGTGAGAAGCGTCGGAGAACTACTGCAAAACCAAGTGCGAGTAGGCTTAAACCGTCTAGAGCGGATCATTCGCGAACGAATGACCGTATCAGATGCCGAAGTTTTAACCCCAGCCTCCTTAGTCAACCCCAAACCATTGGTAGCAGCAATCAAAGAATTCTTTGGTTCTAGCCAATTAAGTCAGTTCATGGATCAAACCAATCCCCTCGCAGAACTGACCCACAAACGCCGTCTCAGCGCCCTTGGTCCTGGTGGTTTAACACGTGAACGTGCCGGATTTGCCGTGCGAGATATTCACCCTTCTCACTACGGCAGAATCTGCCCCATTGAGACACCAGAAGGCCCCAACGCCGGTTTGATTGGTTCCTTAGCCACCCATGCGCGAGTTAACCTCTACGGATTCTTAGAAACCCCCTTTAGACCAGTAGAAAATGGTCGCGTGCGGTTTGACTTACCGCCTGTCTACATGACGGCAGACGAAGAAGACGATTTGCGGACCGCCACTGGTGACATTCCCGTAGATGAAAATGGCTACATTAAGGGGCCACAAGTGCCAGTGCGTTATCGCCAAGACTGGGCAACCACAACCCCCGAACAAGTAGACTACGTAGCTGTATCCCCGGTACAAATCGTGTCTGTAGCTACCAGCATGATTCCCTTTTTGGAACATGACGACGCTAACCGAGCGCTAATGGGTTCCAATATGCAACGGCAAGCAGTACCCCTGCTGAAGCCGGAGCGTCCCTTAGTCGGTACTGGTTTAGAAGCCCAAGGCGCGAGAGACTCTGGAATGGTAGTCGTTTCCCGTACCGATGGCGATGTGACTTATGTGGATGCGACAGAAATTCGTGTCCGTCCCAAAGGCGGTAACTCAGAAACTAGATATCGACTTTCTAAATACCAAAGATCCAACCAAGACACTTGTTTAAATCAAAAACCCCTCGTCCGCATTGGTGAGCGAGTAGTTGCTGGTCAAGTGTTAGCTGATGGTTCAGCCACCGAAGGTGGTGAATTAGCCTTGGGTCAAAATATTGTCCTCGCCTATATGCCTTGGGAAGGGTATAACTACGAAGACGCGATTTTGATTTCTGAAAGACTGGTACAGGATGATGTCTACACCTCAATTCACATTGAAAAATATGAAATTGAAGCCAGACAAACCAAACTCGGACCAGAAGAAATTACCAGAGAAATTCCCAATGTCGGGGAAGATGCCCTGCGTCAGTTAGATGAACAGGGAATTATCCGCATTGGTGCTTGGGTAGAAGCTGGAGACATTCTGGTAGGAAAAGTCACACCAAAAGGTGAATCTGACCAACCACCAGAAGAAAAACTCTTACGTGCCATCTTTGGTGAAAAAGCGCGGGATGTACGAGATAACTCCCTGCGAGTTCCCAACGGTGAAAAAGGACGCGTCGTTGACGTGCGTTTATTTACCCGTGAACAAGGCGATGAATTACCACCGGGAGCCAATATGGTCGTTCGGGTGTATGTCGCCCAGAAGCGCAAAATCCAAGTGGGCGACAAAATGGCAGGTCGCCACGGTAATAAAGGGATTATTTCTCGAATATTGCCAGTAGAAGATATGCCTTATTTAGCAGATGGTTCCACAGTGGACATCGTGCTAAACCCCTTGGGTGTACCTAGTCGGATGAACGTCGGACAGGTATTTGAATGTATGTTGGGTTGGGCTGCTCATACTTTGGGAGTCCGATTTAAAATTACGCCCTTTGACGAAATGTATGGGGAAGAGACTTCCCGCAGCATCGTACATGGCAAATTGCAAGAAGCACGGGATGAAACAGGGAAAGACTGGGTATACAACCCCGATAACCCTGGGAAAATTATGGTGTTTGATGGTCGGACTGGGGAAGCTTTTGACCGACCGATAACTGTAGGGGTGGCTTATATTCTCAAACTGGTGCATTTGGTGGACGACAAGATCCACGCTCGTTCCACAGGTCCATACTCGCTGGTAACTCAGCAACCCTTGGGTGGTAAAGCACAACAAGGTGGTCAGCGCTTTGGGGAAATGGAAGTGTGGGCTTTAGAAGCCTTTGGTGCAGCTTACACCTTGCAAGAATTGCTGACAGTCAAATCAGACGATATGCAAGGGCGGAATGAAGCCCTTAATGCCATCGTTAAAGGCAAGTCAATTCCCCGACCAGGAACACCAGAGTCCTTTAAGGTGTTAATGCGAGAACTGCAATCATTAGGATTAGACATTGCCGTACACAAGGTAGAAACCCAAACCGATGGTAGTTCCTTAGATGTGGAAGTCGATTTAATGGCAGATCAATCAGCCCGACGCACACCTCCTCGACCAACCTACGAATCTCTCTCCCGTGACTCGCTAGAAGAGGAAGAGTAG